The Apium graveolens cultivar Ventura chromosome 3, ASM990537v1, whole genome shotgun sequence sequence CTTGGCATACTTAATTTCAAGTGGAACTAGACCTTGGCAGCTTCTAACTTTATGTCGAGGCCTAAAAAGTTATCCGCTGATATGCCAGGTTGCTGGATGGGTAAAAATTAATGTCGAAAATTTTGAAACATATTTTTCTGGAAATTCCGAATTTTAAATCATCATGTATTTTGTTTTcataaatattcaaataaaaaaGTTCCTTGCAGTAGAATTTAAGAGAGATTCGGAAGATTTAAAAAATTGACATGAATAATATTAATTCAATAACTTAAGTGAATTTATCTTTAATGAAATCGTAATCAAAATTAACATCGCCATGCAGATGCAGCAAGAATAGCTCTATCCTGCCACCCTAACAGCAAGCAACCATTGTCCTCTGTTAATCTATATCCGTCACATGAATACAATCCCAACAATATATTAGACTGTGTCACCGCGTTCTCGCTCAGGGGAACTCCTTTGAACCCTTTACTTTCCATGATTGTCCTCCATTTTTCGAGCTTCTCGTGCCTCATTACCCTCTCCGATCCTTCACATGCCACAATGTTCTGTATCTCTGGTGCAAATATGCACTGTTCAACCTTCACCCGATGTGCTGAATCAAGAGGAAATGTTGCGTCCAGTGAATCAAATATAGCTGAGTAGTAATGAAGTGCTTCCAGAAATCGACCCAAAAAATATGGCCCATTATGGCTTGCTTCTTGTTCTACAATTGTTACTATATTCGGTGCTTGATCTCGTATCATTGCCAATAAGTTGCCGAGGCTGTTTCCCGGGACGCGTTGAAGACGGTTAACTGAATTAACAGCCAGTGCCTCTCCGACTCGTCTGTTAAACATATGTGGTTTTAAGTCTTCTAGTTGTTCACCAACTGGATGGAACTCGAATGGCACACGAAGTGAGTGAGCTAGCTCACTTAAACATCGCCCTGTCTCCATCACAGCCATGGGAGATGTGCCAACTCCGGTGATCCGTAGAAATGGAGGGCCACCTGGACGGGCTGCTAGAGCTTGCATGAAAGCTGGCCACTGGTAGCCTTGAAGAATATCCAAGTCAATGACATGCACGCGTTGTTCAGCTTCGAATGCCTCGAAAATTGCTTGGTTGGCGGTGAAGTGTGCAAATTTTATGTAAGGGCAAGCTTGGTAAAGGATTTGGTAGATTTTGAGAATTTCAATGGAATCTGGAGGAAAAGGAGTGAAGGGTTTTGTATCAGAGGATGTTGCTTTAGTTGTTAATGTTGCGTTGAGCCTCGCACTTAAGGCTTCCGTAAAACAGGACGCGACACGTTGCATGGAGTCACCGAGAGGTGTAACAACTCTGTTGAGGTGGTGCACGTATCTTCCTGCTAACATGTAGTCTTCTTTTGCAGTTGCTTCTGCACAGGCCAGAAGTAGATGCACCAGTTGAAGCCCACTTTCTTGATCCTGCGAATACATGATTTTGTATTGAAGCAACTATAGAATATAGTTCTGTATTATTTATCGTATTCTATCATTAGCGTTTCGAGTTTAGACTGCACGGATTCGACTCGGTGAACATCTTAAATCAATTGATTTACTTCGAGTAAAATTTCCTAGTATGTCATTTATTGGTCAGCTTATGACAAGAAAAAAGTTAAACAAAAATGATCATAATTGATATAAAGAAGTTGTTTAGTACCTGCTCTGGGGCAATGGACAGTGGAGGGACCATCAAAGTATGGTCAATAATTTGGACTTGCTGTAGTTGCTGAGTACTTTGTGGTGgtagttgttgttgttgctgctgctgcttctCTCGCTCCCTTTCTTCCTCTAATTGTTGTAATAGTGGTGGATTGTCCATTGGTTTCTTTTGATAAAGATCATGACTTCCTTGAGAGTTACCACCACGGACTGTTGATTCGGATCCAGAAAACTTGGTGGAGTTATTTGGCTGAGTCAAGCACTCCAACAATTCTGGAATTGTTGTGAGGGCATCATTATAAGAACCCCCACCTGCACCATATCCTTTCCTGGATCCGAAATCTTCATCTTGATCATAATCATCTAGGAAATTCTCAAGTGCCGGTAGAGAAAAACTCTCCACTTGCATAAAATCTTGATGATTCGGAGAATTCAAAACTCTATGCAGTGGGCTCATTCCCTTCAGTTTGTTACTATTGTTATGTATACTGCTAAAAGGCCCTAGGGGAGATAGCGCCCGAGGAGGAGAACATCCTAAAAGAGTCTGTCCATGCATAGACTGCACATAATTGCAATGGTAATTGTTGAAATTTGTACCTCGTGGAGAGGGTAAGTTTCGGACTGGGGATGAGATCATAAAGTCACCACAATCGAGTTGATCGGTAAAAAATGATTGCCATAGCGCAGAATTATCAGGTGACTGAACTTCCATTTCTCCATCAAACTTAAGAGCATCAAAGTTGAGGCTTGATATAGATGGAACTAAATTTTTTTTCTCGGAATCTAAGGCTACAGGATCCGTCTTAGAAGTTTCCAACACCGACGAACTGTTGGAAGAATTCGAAAGCAGTTTTGAGCAAGAACTCTCACTCTTCAAACTCTCCATGCTCCCACACAGAGAATTGATCAGTGTCCTTTCCCTCACCATGCAATCTTGTAGTAGAAAAGAAAACAACGATATTATAGACCAAGAGTTATACTTCTTTTCTTCTCATATGTTTTCTAAATTTTGTATATGGATTTCGGGGAAGAGAAAATTAAACCACAGTCTAGTGTTTCTTTCTC is a genomic window containing:
- the LOC141710935 gene encoding GRAS family protein RAM1-like → MVRERTLINSLCGSMESLKSESSCSKLLSNSSNSSSVLETSKTDPVALDSEKKNLVPSISSLNFDALKFDGEMEVQSPDNSALWQSFFTDQLDCGDFMISSPVRNLPSPRGTNFNNYHCNYVQSMHGQTLLGCSPPRALSPLGPFSSIHNNSNKLKGMSPLHRVLNSPNHQDFMQVESFSLPALENFLDDYDQDEDFGSRKGYGAGGGSYNDALTTIPELLECLTQPNNSTKFSGSESTVRGGNSQGSHDLYQKKPMDNPPLLQQLEEEREREKQQQQQQQLPPQSTQQLQQVQIIDHTLMVPPLSIAPEQDQESGLQLVHLLLACAEATAKEDYMLAGRYVHHLNRVVTPLGDSMQRVASCFTEALSARLNATLTTKATSSDTKPFTPFPPDSIEILKIYQILYQACPYIKFAHFTANQAIFEAFEAEQRVHVIDLDILQGYQWPAFMQALAARPGGPPFLRITGVGTSPMAVMETGRCLSELAHSLRVPFEFHPVGEQLEDLKPHMFNRRVGEALAVNSVNRLQRVPGNSLGNLLAMIRDQAPNIVTIVEQEASHNGPYFLGRFLEALHYYSAIFDSLDATFPLDSAHRVKVEQCIFAPEIQNIVACEGSERVMRHEKLEKWRTIMESKGFKGVPLSENAVTQSNILLGLYSCDGYRLTEDNGCLLLGWQDRAILAASAWRC